From one Mustela nigripes isolate SB6536 chromosome 16, MUSNIG.SB6536, whole genome shotgun sequence genomic stretch:
- the FDXR gene encoding NADPH:adrenodoxin oxidoreductase, mitochondrial isoform X1 — MAPRCWRWWHWSAWRRTRPPPAGSTPSVWQQFSTQEQGPQICVVGSGPAGFYTTQHLLKHHPRAHVDIYEKQLVPFGLVRFGVAPDHPEVKNVINTFTQTARSDRCAFRGNVVVGRDVAVSELQAAYHAVVLSYGAEDHQALEIPGEELPGVFSARAFVGWYNGLPENRELAPDLSCDTAVILGQGNVALDVARILLTPPGHLEKTDITEAALGVLRQSRVKTVWIVGRRGPLQVAFTIKELREMIQLPRTRPMLDPADFLGLQDRIKELPRQRKRLTELLLRTATEKPGAEEAARQASAARTWGLRFFRSPQQVLPSPDGRRVAGIRLAVTRLEGVGEAARAAPTGDTEDLPCGLVLSSVGYKSRPIDPNVPFDPKLGVIPNMEGRVLGVPGLYCSGWVKRGPTGVIATTMTDSFLTGQMLLQDLKAGLLPSGPRPGYAAIEALLSSRGVQPVSFSDWEKLDAEEVSRGKGAGKPREKLLDPQEMLRLLGR, encoded by the exons ATGGCTCCGCGTTGCTGGCGCTGGTGGCACTGGTCGGCGTGGCGTCGGACCCGGCCGCCTCCCGCCGGGAGCACTCCGA gcGTTTGGCAGCAGTTCTCTACACAGGAGCAGGGACCCCAGATCTGTGTGGTGGGCAGCGGCCCAGCTGGCTTCTATACCACCCAACACCTGCTGAAG caccATCCCCGGGCCCACGTGGACATCTACGAGAAGCAGCTGGTGCCCTTCGGTCTGGTGCGCTTTGGCGTGGCACCCGACCACCCCGAGGTGAAG AATGTCATCAACACCTTCACCCAGACGGCTCGCTCGGACCGCTGTGCCTTCCGTGGCAACGTGGTGGTCGGCAGGGACGTGGCCGTGTCGGAGCTGCAGGCGGCCTACCATGCTGTGGTGCTG AGCTATGGAGCAGAGGACCATCAGGCCCTGGAAATTCCTGGGGAGGAGCTGCCTGGAGTATTCTCAGCCCGGGCCTTTGTGGGCTGGTACAATGGGCTTCCTGAGAACCGGGAG CTGGCACCAGACCTGAGCTGTGACACAGCCGTGATCCTGGGGCAAGGGAACGTGGCTCTGGATGTGGCCCGGATCCTGCTGACCCCCCCTGGGCACCTGGAG AAAACGGACATCACAGAGGCTGCCCTGGGGGTACTGAGGCAGAGTCGGGTGAAGACGGTGTGGATAGTGGGCCGCCGTGGACCCCTGCAAGTGGCCTTCACCATTAAG gAGCTTCGGGAGATGATTCAGTTACCGAGAACCCGGCCCATGTTGGATCCTGCGGATTTCTTGGGCCTTCAGGACAGAATCAAGG AGCTCCCCCGCCAGAGGAAGCGGCTGACAGAACTTCTGCTTCGAACAGCCACGGAGAAGCCAGGGGCGGAGGAGGCTGCCCGCCAGGCATCGGCCGCCCGCACCTGGGGCCTCCGCTTCTTCCGAAGCCCCCAGCAGGTGCTGCCCTCACCAGATGGGCGACGGGTAGCTGGCATCCGCCTGGCGGTCACCAGACTGGAG GGTGTTGGTGAGGCTGCCCGCGCAGCGCCCACGGGAGACACGGAGGACCTCCCTTGTGGGCTGGTACTGAGCAGTGTTGGGTACAAGAGCCGTCCCATCGACCCCAACGTGCCCTTTGACCCCAAACTTGGGGTCATCCCCAATATGGAAGGCCGGGTTCTAGGCGTGCCAG GACTCTACTGCAGCGGCTGGGTGAAGCGGGGGCCCACAGGGGTCATTGCCACTACCATGACTGACAGCTTCCTCACCGGCCAGATGCTGCTGCAGGACCTGAAGGCGGGGCTGCTGCCATCTGGTCCCCGGCCTGGCTATGCGGCCATCGAGGCCCTGCTCAGCAGCCGAG GGGTCCAGCCTGTCTCTTTCTCGGACTGGGAGAAGCTGGATGCCGAGGAGGTGTCCCGGGGCAAGGGTGCTGGGAAGCCCAGGGAGAAGCTGCTGGATCCTCAGGAGATGCTGCGGCTGCTGGGGCGCTGA
- the FDXR gene encoding NADPH:adrenodoxin oxidoreductase, mitochondrial isoform X2, translated as MAPRCWRWWHWSAWRRTRPPPAGSTPSVWQQFSTQEQGPQICVVGSGPAGFYTTQHLLKHHPRAHVDIYEKQLVPFGLVRFGVAPDHPEVKNVINTFTQTARSDRCAFRGNVVVGRDVAVSELQAAYHAVVLSYGAEDHQALEIPGEELPGVFSARAFVGWYNGLPENRELAPDLSCDTAVILGQGNVALDVARILLTPPGHLEKTDITEAALGVLRQSRVKTVWIVGRRGPLQVAFTIKELREMIQLPRTRPMLDPADFLGLQDRIKATEKPGAEEAARQASAARTWGLRFFRSPQQVLPSPDGRRVAGIRLAVTRLEGVGEAARAAPTGDTEDLPCGLVLSSVGYKSRPIDPNVPFDPKLGVIPNMEGRVLGVPGLYCSGWVKRGPTGVIATTMTDSFLTGQMLLQDLKAGLLPSGPRPGYAAIEALLSSRGVQPVSFSDWEKLDAEEVSRGKGAGKPREKLLDPQEMLRLLGR; from the exons ATGGCTCCGCGTTGCTGGCGCTGGTGGCACTGGTCGGCGTGGCGTCGGACCCGGCCGCCTCCCGCCGGGAGCACTCCGA gcGTTTGGCAGCAGTTCTCTACACAGGAGCAGGGACCCCAGATCTGTGTGGTGGGCAGCGGCCCAGCTGGCTTCTATACCACCCAACACCTGCTGAAG caccATCCCCGGGCCCACGTGGACATCTACGAGAAGCAGCTGGTGCCCTTCGGTCTGGTGCGCTTTGGCGTGGCACCCGACCACCCCGAGGTGAAG AATGTCATCAACACCTTCACCCAGACGGCTCGCTCGGACCGCTGTGCCTTCCGTGGCAACGTGGTGGTCGGCAGGGACGTGGCCGTGTCGGAGCTGCAGGCGGCCTACCATGCTGTGGTGCTG AGCTATGGAGCAGAGGACCATCAGGCCCTGGAAATTCCTGGGGAGGAGCTGCCTGGAGTATTCTCAGCCCGGGCCTTTGTGGGCTGGTACAATGGGCTTCCTGAGAACCGGGAG CTGGCACCAGACCTGAGCTGTGACACAGCCGTGATCCTGGGGCAAGGGAACGTGGCTCTGGATGTGGCCCGGATCCTGCTGACCCCCCCTGGGCACCTGGAG AAAACGGACATCACAGAGGCTGCCCTGGGGGTACTGAGGCAGAGTCGGGTGAAGACGGTGTGGATAGTGGGCCGCCGTGGACCCCTGCAAGTGGCCTTCACCATTAAG gAGCTTCGGGAGATGATTCAGTTACCGAGAACCCGGCCCATGTTGGATCCTGCGGATTTCTTGGGCCTTCAGGACAGAATCAAGG CCACGGAGAAGCCAGGGGCGGAGGAGGCTGCCCGCCAGGCATCGGCCGCCCGCACCTGGGGCCTCCGCTTCTTCCGAAGCCCCCAGCAGGTGCTGCCCTCACCAGATGGGCGACGGGTAGCTGGCATCCGCCTGGCGGTCACCAGACTGGAG GGTGTTGGTGAGGCTGCCCGCGCAGCGCCCACGGGAGACACGGAGGACCTCCCTTGTGGGCTGGTACTGAGCAGTGTTGGGTACAAGAGCCGTCCCATCGACCCCAACGTGCCCTTTGACCCCAAACTTGGGGTCATCCCCAATATGGAAGGCCGGGTTCTAGGCGTGCCAG GACTCTACTGCAGCGGCTGGGTGAAGCGGGGGCCCACAGGGGTCATTGCCACTACCATGACTGACAGCTTCCTCACCGGCCAGATGCTGCTGCAGGACCTGAAGGCGGGGCTGCTGCCATCTGGTCCCCGGCCTGGCTATGCGGCCATCGAGGCCCTGCTCAGCAGCCGAG GGGTCCAGCCTGTCTCTTTCTCGGACTGGGAGAAGCTGGATGCCGAGGAGGTGTCCCGGGGCAAGGGTGCTGGGAAGCCCAGGGAGAAGCTGCTGGATCCTCAGGAGATGCTGCGGCTGCTGGGGCGCTGA
- the FDXR gene encoding NADPH:adrenodoxin oxidoreductase, mitochondrial isoform X3 has product MAPRCWRWWHWSAWRRTRPPPAGSTPSVWQQFSTQEQGPQICVVGSGPAGFYTTQHLLKHHPRAHVDIYEKQLVPFGLVRFGVAPDHPEVKNVINTFTQTARSDRCAFRGNVVVGRDVAVSELQAAYHAVVLSYGAEDHQALEIPGEELPGVFSARAFVGWYNGLPENRELAPDLSCDTAVILGQGNVALDVARILLTPPGHLEELREMIQLPRTRPMLDPADFLGLQDRIKELPRQRKRLTELLLRTATEKPGAEEAARQASAARTWGLRFFRSPQQVLPSPDGRRVAGIRLAVTRLEGVGEAARAAPTGDTEDLPCGLVLSSVGYKSRPIDPNVPFDPKLGVIPNMEGRVLGVPGLYCSGWVKRGPTGVIATTMTDSFLTGQMLLQDLKAGLLPSGPRPGYAAIEALLSSRGVQPVSFSDWEKLDAEEVSRGKGAGKPREKLLDPQEMLRLLGR; this is encoded by the exons ATGGCTCCGCGTTGCTGGCGCTGGTGGCACTGGTCGGCGTGGCGTCGGACCCGGCCGCCTCCCGCCGGGAGCACTCCGA gcGTTTGGCAGCAGTTCTCTACACAGGAGCAGGGACCCCAGATCTGTGTGGTGGGCAGCGGCCCAGCTGGCTTCTATACCACCCAACACCTGCTGAAG caccATCCCCGGGCCCACGTGGACATCTACGAGAAGCAGCTGGTGCCCTTCGGTCTGGTGCGCTTTGGCGTGGCACCCGACCACCCCGAGGTGAAG AATGTCATCAACACCTTCACCCAGACGGCTCGCTCGGACCGCTGTGCCTTCCGTGGCAACGTGGTGGTCGGCAGGGACGTGGCCGTGTCGGAGCTGCAGGCGGCCTACCATGCTGTGGTGCTG AGCTATGGAGCAGAGGACCATCAGGCCCTGGAAATTCCTGGGGAGGAGCTGCCTGGAGTATTCTCAGCCCGGGCCTTTGTGGGCTGGTACAATGGGCTTCCTGAGAACCGGGAG CTGGCACCAGACCTGAGCTGTGACACAGCCGTGATCCTGGGGCAAGGGAACGTGGCTCTGGATGTGGCCCGGATCCTGCTGACCCCCCCTGGGCACCTGGAG gAGCTTCGGGAGATGATTCAGTTACCGAGAACCCGGCCCATGTTGGATCCTGCGGATTTCTTGGGCCTTCAGGACAGAATCAAGG AGCTCCCCCGCCAGAGGAAGCGGCTGACAGAACTTCTGCTTCGAACAGCCACGGAGAAGCCAGGGGCGGAGGAGGCTGCCCGCCAGGCATCGGCCGCCCGCACCTGGGGCCTCCGCTTCTTCCGAAGCCCCCAGCAGGTGCTGCCCTCACCAGATGGGCGACGGGTAGCTGGCATCCGCCTGGCGGTCACCAGACTGGAG GGTGTTGGTGAGGCTGCCCGCGCAGCGCCCACGGGAGACACGGAGGACCTCCCTTGTGGGCTGGTACTGAGCAGTGTTGGGTACAAGAGCCGTCCCATCGACCCCAACGTGCCCTTTGACCCCAAACTTGGGGTCATCCCCAATATGGAAGGCCGGGTTCTAGGCGTGCCAG GACTCTACTGCAGCGGCTGGGTGAAGCGGGGGCCCACAGGGGTCATTGCCACTACCATGACTGACAGCTTCCTCACCGGCCAGATGCTGCTGCAGGACCTGAAGGCGGGGCTGCTGCCATCTGGTCCCCGGCCTGGCTATGCGGCCATCGAGGCCCTGCTCAGCAGCCGAG GGGTCCAGCCTGTCTCTTTCTCGGACTGGGAGAAGCTGGATGCCGAGGAGGTGTCCCGGGGCAAGGGTGCTGGGAAGCCCAGGGAGAAGCTGCTGGATCCTCAGGAGATGCTGCGGCTGCTGGGGCGCTGA